Part of the Candidatus Chlorohelix allophototropha genome, GTTCCAGCAACCGCTCTGCCTCTGCCCGTTGCCCCATTTGGTACAACAACACCCCCATGTTGTTGCAACCAAGCGCAACCTGTGGATGGTCTGCGCCAAGTTGCTTTTCCCAAATGGCAAGGGCGCGTTGGTATAGGGGCAGGGCGGCGGGTAAATCTCCCATCGCCTTTAGCAAGCCCCCCATGTTGTTGAGGTCAATCGCCACGTCAGGATGCTCCGAGCCTAACGCCTTTTCATCAATGGCAAGGGCGCGTTGGAAGAGGGGCAGGGCGGCGGGTAAATCTCCCATCGCCTTTAGCAAGCTCCCCATGTTGTTGCAGCCAGTCGCTACTTGGGGATGGTCTGCGCCAAGTTGCTTTTCCCAAATGGCAAGGGCGCGTTGGAAGAGGGGCAGGGCGGCGGGTAAATCTCCCATCGCCTTTAGCAATAACCCCATGTTGTTGAGGCGGGTAGCAACCGTAGGATGGTCAGACCCTAGCGTCTTCTCGCTAATGGCAAGGGCGCGTTGGAAACAACCTAACGCCTGCCCATAGTCCGCCCGCGCATATTGCAGATACCCTGCAATCTGGTTGTACAGGTAGCTTGTCGCTTCCAATGCCGCGCCCCGCTCCTCGGCGTAGCCCGCCACCGCCAGCCCCGCTTCCCGCAATCGCCCGCACTCCTCCCACACCTCTATTTTCCCGCTTATATCCCCAGAAGGGTAAGCCGCCCGCAACAGCCCTGCCGCTTGCTCTAGCCGTGCGGTGTCCGTGCCTTGCGCCGTGCGCAGCGCCAGCCCCACCAAGCGGTGCAGCGTCAGCCCTTCCCCGCTCAACTCCGCCAGCGAGTAGCGTTTTATCGCCCCGATTGCCTCGTCCCACTCCAGTTCATCCCCCGCCGTTGCCGCCAACCGCTCCGGCAATTCCTCGGCATGCTCAAGGAACAGGCTGAAGGGGATAGGCTCGGTACCAAGCCACGCGCACAACTCCAGCAACTCCGCGCCTGCCGGGTTCGCCTCCCCCAACGCCTTGAAGGAAATATCCCAAGTGGTGGCAACCTTATCGTTGTGGTAGCCCTCCGGCGCATTGCCCTTCTTGAACAATTCCATTCTCCGCTCCTTGAACAAGCGCAAGTAATCCGCCCCGCTCTTGGATTTCGCAATAATGTAGGCGGCAGCTTGCTCCAACGCAAGCGGCAAGCCCCCCAACTCTCGCGCCAACTCCCCGAAAGCGGGGTCAGCCCTTCCCACGCGCTTTTCGAGGAACTGCACGCTCTGGCTTTGCTCCCATATTCCAGCGGTCAGGGGCTTGATGCTTTTGCCCCAATCGCCGTTGTAGCGCGAGGTAATCAGGGTTTGCCCGTTGCCCCCTCCCGGCAGGTAGGGCAGCACATCGGCGGGATGCTCTACGTTGTCCAGCACCAACAGCCAGCGTTCGGGGCAGGTGCGCAGGTAATGGAGGGCGTTGGCAATCGCCTCTTGTTGTTCGGTTGCGCCTTGCTTTGCCAAGCCTAGCTTGAAAGCGAGGTCGGCAAGGTCGGAGCGCAAGGAGTTCTTGAACTCAGCGTTCACCCACCACACCAACTCGAAAGTATGGGCAAAGCGGAAAGCATATTCCACCGCGGTTTGGGTTTTGCCCACCCCGCCCAAACCCGCTACCGCTTGGGTGATGGCAGAGGTTTGCGCCTTTTCGAGGTCGGTCAGCAAATCCTCGCGCCCGGTGAAATAGGCGTTGCGCAGATGGGTAATATTCCAGATGGGGGGGAACGTGCCGGGATAGCGCGGGGCATCGCCGGATTTGGGGAAGGGCGGGGCGGTAGTGGGCTTGCCCGTTTCCGCCAACACTTTACGAATTTCTTCGAGCAATTCTTCCCGCGCAGACGCTTCCTCTTTGCCCACCAAATTGATGCGGGCAATTGCCTTGAGCAAGCCGAGCTTATTCGGGTCGCACTCTGCCACCTTCACGGGGATAATCAGCCGCTGCCGTCCGGTGGGGTCATCGGCGAAAAAAGCCGCCCACTCCGGCAGGGTGTAAAGCGAGTTCAGATAATTATCGGAGAGGATGGCGATAATGCGCTGCGAGGAAATAATCGCGTTGTGCATATACCCTACGAAATTTGTTCCCGCCAGCGATTCCCACGCTTGAATGGTGAGAGAATAGCCCGCCGCTTCCAGATACCAAGCGACCCATTCCGCCCAACTCTTGTCGGCTTTGTTGTAGCTGATAAAGAAATCTTTTTTAGGTTCGTTCTGACTCATAGCAATATCCCTGGCAAGGCTAAAACGCAGGTTAAACCGTTGCTAAACTACCGTTACATTATAGCGGGAAAAGCGCGATTGGCACAAGCACAAATTTCAGGGGATACGTGCTACCCCCTACCAAAAAGGGTTTGACAATAAAAAATCGTTATGGTATTTTGAGGTTGATTGATAGTTAAGAATCTCCCCCTGAAAACGAAAGTTATTGTCTTGCTTAAAAAACCTCTCTTTCTAGCGCTTGCTTTCGTTTTGGTTGTTGTAGCCATCGCCCTCCTATTTGAGTTTACTTATTCGCAAAACCCCAAGCTAACCATAGATTTAAATAAAGAGCAGCAACCCGCCTTAGGGCTTTTGAACTTGGAGAAAACGGGCTTTTTCACCAAAGAGCAAAACACAAGTTTTGGCTTTTACCGCTGGACAAAGCCCCAATTCTCCCTGAACCTGCCCTATCTCGCCAAAGCCGATTATAAATTGCGCCTGTGGTTGTATCCGCCCGACTCGGCTGCGCCTGCTCCCTTAGCCATCCGCGCTAATGGTAAAAAGGTTACTAGCATTGGCACGCTTACCAAAGGCTTGCATCAATACGAAGTGGTTGTGCCTGCCCCCTTAATTGAGGATGGAAAACTCAATTTCCAATTCGAGGTTGCCCCCTTTGAGGTGAAAAGTGACAGGCGCGGTCAGTTGGGGGTTATTGTTACCAAAATTGAGCTAGAAAGAATAGCGGGCGGGTTGCCGATACCCCCTCGCGCTTTGTTTATTTCGGTGGGTCTGCTGCTACTGCTGTGGGCGTTGCTAATCGTGGGGGTATATCCGCATCCGCGCCGCTGGCAATTCTGGGCAGCTTTTCTCACGATCGCCCTTGCGCAATCGCTGTGGCTGGCGCTTCAGTATGCGTCCGACCCACTAAGCCTCAGCCCTGCCCTAGATAACTTTTTCTATAACTTTAACCGCTTGGCGTTAATCGAGTACGCGCTGGTGATTAGCGTACTCATTGCCCGCTTACTTATGAGAGGGGCAGTTAAAAAGCAAAACCCTTCTGAAAATGAAATCGTGGCGGGTGGCAAAAACGAGATTCGCCCCCTCTCTAGCCTACGCTTTATTGCCGCTTTCATGGTGCTAATTTTTCACATTTCGCTTTTTCTTGAGCTTGACCCAGATTTGCCGCCCGCCTTAAACAATCTAACGCTCAACGGTTTTATTGGGGTAAGCCTCTTTTTTGTGCTGAGCGGTTTTATCCTTTGCTATACTTACTATCCAAATTTTGAAAAGGGCTTGAAGGGGAAGCTGTGGAACTTTTGGGTAGCCCGCTTTGCCCGTATCTACCCCATGTATCTGCTAACTTTCCTGCTTAGCCTGTTCTTTGTAAACGACTTTGAGAAAGCAGGCGCATTTTATAGCCTTGTACATCTGGTAGGTCTCCAATCTTACATATTCGACCCCAATTACTTTTGGTTTTTCAACATCCCTTCGTGGAGTGTAAGCACGGAAGTATTCTTTTATATGCTCTTCCCCTTCCTGCTATACCTAGTTATACGCTATCTCAAAACTGTGCCTCAATTGCTATTCGCGGGCGTAGGCTTATTGGCAATCCAATTCGGTTTGATGACCTTAGCCAGCGGGTGGAGTTACAGCGACCAATATCTTGTTTTTTACAGGTTAGGACCCGGTAGGCTGTGCGAGTTTCTGATGGGCATTCTGGCGGGGAAATTATTCTTGCTGTGGCGACAGCGTCCGGTGAGCAAAATAGAGCGGCGTTGGGTTTCGGTGCTGGCGTTAATTTCACTGCTTGGCGTGATGGGAATAATGACGGTAGATAAAACTGTGCTGCAAATCTACCGTTTTGGCGCAATTTACGCCCTCCCCTTTGCCATAATAATTTTCTGGCTGGCGCGTTACGACACCCGTACCAGTAAGTTGCTGTCCGCCCCCGTTTTTGTGCTGATGGGAGAAGCGAGTTATAGCTTCTATCTCTTGCAAAATGCGGTCATTCTGTTTATGGGCAATAATTTTGTCTCTTCCGTTTCAGGGGTAACGGATTACGCCCTGTACGGCTCAATAATCATTATCACCTCTACTCTTTCCATTATTCTTTTCCAATGGTACGAAACTCCGGCGCGTGTCTTTTTAAGAAAGCGTCTCTTGCGGAAATAACATGTCTTGCCACTGCCTATCTATCACCGTGTTGGGCTGGAAAAAGGGGATGAAATAAAGTAAACTGAGCAGGAAAGCTATTACTGATGTTGGTATTTCTTTAGCGCTTACCAAGGCAAAGACACTTTAGAATTTCGGTGATTTGAAAGGAACCTGCCAATGGTGCAGCCTGCCAGACAAAATTATACCCCCGAAGAATATTTGCGTCTTGAGGAAAGCTCGCTTGAAAAGCACGAGTTTTATAAGGGTGATATTTTCTTGATGGCAGGAGCTACCGAATCTCACAACCTGATTGCCGCTAACGCCATTATTGAACTGGGCAGCGGATTACGTGGAAAACCCTGTAAAGTTTACAGCAGCGATATGCGGATACAGGTGCAATCTAACGGTCTTTACACTTATGCAGATGTGAGTGTGGTGTGCGGGCAAGTTGAGTTTGCCACAAGCCGTACCGACACTATTACCAATCCCATTCTGATAATAGAGGTTTTATCTCCTTCCACCGAAAAATATGACCGAAGTCAAAAATTTGAGTTATACCGAGCTTTAACTAGTCTGGAAAACTATCTAGTAATAGATCAAGCCCGGATATATGTGGAATATCATCGGCGGGTGGAAGGAACAAAATGGCTTATGGAAACTTACAGCCGTCTGGATGAGGTTATCAAGTTACCTTGGTTTAACCTGCAAATACCGCTGGTTAATTTGTACGACAAAACAGATCTGGTTATCTAACCCAAAGCCCAACAAGTAGGTGGAATAATTCTCATGGAATTGGCGCAAACGGGCGAAGGGCGTATTCATGTACTTTAAGAAATAAATCCGTATAGGTGAGATTTCCGAAGGGCGGTTCGCCTGCGCCCCGTAGAGGGTGCGAACCGCCCCTACGAACCAAATCTCATGAGAACCGATTTGTAGGGGCGCATCGCGATGCGCCCTCGTTTGATGGTAAAATCTGGTGGATTTACCCCTATCCTCGTTTTACGGATTTAATTGTTAATCTTCATAAATGCGCCCCGCGATTTGGCTAGAGCGCCATCCAACCGCCATCGGCAGTTATCAACGCGCCGTTTATGTAACGCGACTCGTCCGAAGCAAGGAAAAGAGCTAAGGTGGCGATATCAATCGGGTCGAGGAACGCCGGAATCAGCGCGGCGAACGCGCCTGCCCGTTGTGCGCCTGTGGGGTCGAGCCGATCCTGCGGCATTGTTTCGGCGATGTTGGTTTTAGTGCCGCCCGGCAGAATGGCATTACAGCGGATACCTCTGGTGGCGTACATCCAAGCGGTGCTACGAGTCAAGCCCACCAGCGCATGCTTGGAAGATGTATATGCCGCACCCGCCGCGCCGCCACTAAGTCCGGCAGTAGAGGAAACGTTGATGATTGAGCCGCTACCCTGTTTGAGCATTTGCGGAACAGCACGGCGACAGGTAAACATGGGCCCGTCCAGATTAATGCCCAGAACACGCCGCCAAATGTCATCCGAAAGCTCGCCCACGCCCTGCATATAATCCATCACGCCCGCATTGTTTACCAATACGTCAATGCGCCCGTAGTTGCTGATTGCCAAATCAACCAGCCCTTCTGCGGAAGCCTTATCGGCGATATTGCCGTTTACACCCGTAATCGTGCCGCCGCTACTTTGGATGGCGCTAACTGCCTCAGTAAGCCGCTGCTCATTCCAGTCGCCCGCTACAACCGATGCGCCTTCACTCGCAAATAGAGTTGCAATAGCCAACCCCATACCAGAAGCTGCTCCAGTTACTACTGCCACTTTTCCCTCAAGTCTCATGATTGCCTCCTTTGGCTGAATTATCATTGCTAAATCTTGTGAGTTTCGTGTACTGCATTAATAAATTTAGGGGGGGAGAAGTAAAACTAACCGATACTAAAACAATATGACAAACCTCCGCAAGCGACTGTGCTTACGGAACGAGTATGAGTTTCACTTTAGGAATGGGTAGCGGCTTTTAATGAGCCAAAAGCTTCGCCACTTTTACTATATTTGTGTGGCAGCTTGCTTACTTTACTATTACTTGAACAGCTTGGTCAAGTCTGAACGCTCAGGCAAATAGGGCTGAATTAAAACAAGGGGTTTGTAAACTTCGAGAAATAAATCGCCGATATTATCGAGAGCAATAGACAAACGAAAGGCGCATTCCGATGCGCTCGCGATGGGGTGGCGTTGTTCGTGGGATGGGCGCAACGCACGAACAGGTGAGATTCGGGTAGGGGCGCATTCCGATGCGCTCGGTTTTAACCCATCCGAAGGGCGTATTTGAATACGCCCCTACGAATTAAAACCGCCTCGTTCGGATGTGGTTCGGGTTGGTTCGGGTAGGGGCGCATTCCGATGCGCTCGGTTTTGATTATCCCCAACTCTTATTTAAATCTGCTTCCGAATTTGCCGGATTGTTTGTAATGTATTCCCTGATACGCGCTAAATCTGCCTCATCTCGAACGACATGCTCGTAATAATTACGTTGCCAAACGGACGCGCCCGGAGTTTCCCTTAATATATTGATTTTTTTCCCAGATACAGACTTCATCGCTTTAACAATATGTCCCAAAGTTTTGATTTCAGGTTTGCTGTTATTATCGAATGCGCCTTCCAGAAAAAGCAAGCCATGAAAATGGTCGGGCATTACCACGCAAATATCAAGTTCCAGCGAGGGGTATTGTAGGGGTAACCATTCCCACGTTTCCTGTACAATTTCACCGAATCGGTTCAGCTTTGTCGTAGTATCCACGACCTCACCAAATAACTGCTCACGTTGGTAAGTACAAATCGTCAGGAAAAAAAGACCCTGCCTATAATCGTATCCTTGCAAGCGAATTGAACGTCGGTGGTGTTTTTCGGGGTCGTATCGCAAGAGATTTGCCTCCTCTCGTAACCTTGCGCGGTTGTTTTAATTCGTAGCATTCCGATGCGCCCGGCGTTGGTTTGGTAAATACGGGGGGGTTGTGGCAACAAACGAAACCAAATCCGGGCGTATTCAAATACGCCCCTACGGGAATCTTACGTGTTCGCGCATATGCCCCAATTCCCCGTGTTTGCGCCACCCATCGTATATTTGCACCGTTCGGATTGGTAGGGGCGCATTCCGATGCGCCCGGTTTTAACCCATCCGAAGGGCGTATTCAAATACGCCCCTACGGGAATCTTACGTGTTCGCGCATATGCCCCAATTCCCCGTGTTTGTGCCACCCAACGTATATTTGCATCGTCCGGGTATCCCCCATCCGGGGGACAGGGGGGCACATTCCGATGCGCCCGGTTTTAACCCAACGCCCCTACGAACCCGAACCCCTCACAACCTCCAACGCATCTGCTGTACCTTTTATATAGGGATGGGCGGGGGGCAACGTCCGTTTGAATATGTCCAACGCGCGAGAAAGCAACCGCTCTGCCTCCGCCCGTTGCCCCATCTGATACAACAACACTCCCATGTTGTTGAGGCGAAGGGCAACTGTAGGATGGTCAGACCCTAGCGTTTTCTCTCCAATTTCTATGGCGCGTTGGAGGAGGGGCAGGGCGGCGGGTAAATCTCCCATATCCTGTAGCAAGCTCCCCATGTTGTTGAGGCGGGTAGCAACCGTAGGATGGTCAGACCCTAGCGTCTTCTCGCTAATGGCAAGGGCGCGTTGGTATAGGGGCAGGGCGGCGGGTAAATCTCCCATATCCTGTAGCAAGCTCCCCATGTTGTTGAGGTCTGTTGCAACTCCCGGATGCTCTGAGCCTAGCGTTTTCTCGCTAATGGCAAGGGCGCGTTGGTAGAGGGGCAGGGCGGCGGGTAAATCTCCCATATCCTGTAGCAAGCTCCCCATGTTGTTGAGGCGGGTAGCCACAGTGGGATGGTCAGAACCTAGCGTTTTCTCGCTAATAGCAAGGGCGCGTTGGTAGAGGGGCAGGGCGGAGGCGTATTCTCCCATCGCCTTTAGCAACCC contains:
- a CDS encoding acyltransferase family protein translates to MLKKPLFLALAFVLVVVAIALLFEFTYSQNPKLTIDLNKEQQPALGLLNLEKTGFFTKEQNTSFGFYRWTKPQFSLNLPYLAKADYKLRLWLYPPDSAAPAPLAIRANGKKVTSIGTLTKGLHQYEVVVPAPLIEDGKLNFQFEVAPFEVKSDRRGQLGVIVTKIELERIAGGLPIPPRALFISVGLLLLLWALLIVGVYPHPRRWQFWAAFLTIALAQSLWLALQYASDPLSLSPALDNFFYNFNRLALIEYALVISVLIARLLMRGAVKKQNPSENEIVAGGKNEIRPLSSLRFIAAFMVLIFHISLFLELDPDLPPALNNLTLNGFIGVSLFFVLSGFILCYTYYPNFEKGLKGKLWNFWVARFARIYPMYLLTFLLSLFFVNDFEKAGAFYSLVHLVGLQSYIFDPNYFWFFNIPSWSVSTEVFFYMLFPFLLYLVIRYLKTVPQLLFAGVGLLAIQFGLMTLASGWSYSDQYLVFYRLGPGRLCEFLMGILAGKLFLLWRQRPVSKIERRWVSVLALISLLGVMGIMTVDKTVLQIYRFGAIYALPFAIIIFWLARYDTRTSKLLSAPVFVLMGEASYSFYLLQNAVILFMGNNFVSSVSGVTDYALYGSIIIITSTLSIILFQWYETPARVFLRKRLLRK
- a CDS encoding glucose 1-dehydrogenase; translation: MRLEGKVAVVTGAASGMGLAIATLFASEGASVVAGDWNEQRLTEAVSAIQSSGGTITGVNGNIADKASAEGLVDLAISNYGRIDVLVNNAGVMDYMQGVGELSDDIWRRVLGINLDGPMFTCRRAVPQMLKQGSGSIINVSSTAGLSGGAAGAAYTSSKHALVGLTRSTAWMYATRGIRCNAILPGGTKTNIAETMPQDRLDPTGAQRAGAFAALIPAFLDPIDIATLALFLASDESRYINGALITADGGWMAL
- a CDS encoding transposase — encoded protein: MRYDPEKHHRRSIRLQGYDYRQGLFFLTICTYQREQLFGEVVDTTTKLNRFGEIVQETWEWLPLQYPSLELDICVVMPDHFHGLLFLEGAFDNNSKPEIKTLGHIVKAMKSVSGKKINILRETPGASVWQRNYYEHVVRDEADLARIREYITNNPANSEADLNKSWG
- a CDS encoding Uma2 family endonuclease; protein product: MVQPARQNYTPEEYLRLEESSLEKHEFYKGDIFLMAGATESHNLIAANAIIELGSGLRGKPCKVYSSDMRIQVQSNGLYTYADVSVVCGQVEFATSRTDTITNPILIIEVLSPSTEKYDRSQKFELYRALTSLENYLVIDQARIYVEYHRRVEGTKWLMETYSRLDEVIKLPWFNLQIPLVNLYDKTDLVI
- a CDS encoding tetratricopeptide repeat protein, with protein sequence MSQNEPKKDFFISYNKADKSWAEWVAWYLEAAGYSLTIQAWESLAGTNFVGYMHNAIISSQRIIAILSDNYLNSLYTLPEWAAFFADDPTGRQRLIIPVKVAECDPNKLGLLKAIARINLVGKEEASAREELLEEIRKVLAETGKPTTAPPFPKSGDAPRYPGTFPPIWNITHLRNAYFTGREDLLTDLEKAQTSAITQAVAGLGGVGKTQTAVEYAFRFAHTFELVWWVNAEFKNSLRSDLADLAFKLGLAKQGATEQQEAIANALHYLRTCPERWLLVLDNVEHPADVLPYLPGGGNGQTLITSRYNGDWGKSIKPLTAGIWEQSQSVQFLEKRVGRADPAFGELARELGGLPLALEQAAAYIIAKSKSGADYLRLFKERRMELFKKGNAPEGYHNDKVATTWDISFKALGEANPAGAELLELCAWLGTEPIPFSLFLEHAEELPERLAATAGDELEWDEAIGAIKRYSLAELSGEGLTLHRLVGLALRTAQGTDTARLEQAAGLLRAAYPSGDISGKIEVWEECGRLREAGLAVAGYAEERGAALEATSYLYNQIAGYLQYARADYGQALGCFQRALAISEKTLGSDHPTVATRLNNMGLLLKAMGDLPAALPLFQRALAIWEKQLGADHPQVATGCNNMGSLLKAMGDLPAALPLFQRALAIDEKALGSEHPDVAIDLNNMGGLLKAMGDLPAALPLYQRALAIWEKQLGADHPQVALGCNNMGVLLYQMGQRAEAERLLERALDIFKRALPPTHPNIKVVADALEVVRGSGS